Proteins encoded together in one Sphingomonas radiodurans window:
- a CDS encoding TonB-dependent receptor, translating into MLSFSSKALLLAATCGIAVAAQPAVAQAMSPEGQVATPVTDQQQTAAAPGVAAESTEADLASGDIVVTAQKRSERLQDVPLAVSVISGEALSSTGAPGLDGAVALVPALNFQKSGTTLNQSLFLRGVGTTTFSIAGEPSVSSVVDGVVFARTGEAFSDLVDIERMEVLRGPQGTLFGKNASAGVVNIITKQPTRDFGGYVEGSYFTGGDEARVRGALNIPISDTLLTRFTGFYSRFDGNIRNDAFGGRRVNGYEHFGGRVQLKWMPSDATTIAIIADYHKNDDDCCAEVIGTGPLNGAGVGITSPISAVLPTPRGDETRRINQNLITRTQEEGYGASVQIDTELGTQTVTSITAYREFSNTEIRDGDFLAAPYVGFNQLHDVGPQTGDTFTQELRLTSPSRQFLSYVVGLYYSRAASERTFGRSVVNCNAATAPTTLIPCGSAGAPATTNPFGVATFGSIFQNIAAFSQFTANFTDRFRFIGGVRYTTDQLNVWHSRATTLAGPGVNANFDQGVFDRYNALLAGGATPAAAQTGAVAASNGIAWRGKTTNDNWSGKASLQFDVSDDVVAYGGWTRGYKGPAFNVFYNLNSNGTNVIAPETSDSYEIGLKNTLFDGALTLNLAAFYAKYDNFQANNPDLVAGVVVTRFTNAGEVSTRGVEADIALRLMDDLSISGGVAYTDAKVDQFFQAPGAPVTAIIPAGTSLPFAPKWKGSLGMDYRLRTGGAFDVFLGAQGNYQSKQLALFSPDAVQRRLGTIDGYGLVNLSAGVGDQDDRFRLTFQVRNLFDQSYAAAIQNGGPANAYRYQIPRDADRYYGVTGRVNF; encoded by the coding sequence ATGCTTAGTTTCTCGTCAAAGGCGCTGTTGCTCGCCGCCACGTGCGGGATTGCGGTAGCAGCGCAGCCTGCGGTCGCGCAGGCGATGTCGCCGGAGGGCCAGGTCGCCACGCCGGTCACCGATCAGCAGCAGACCGCCGCAGCGCCCGGCGTTGCCGCCGAATCGACCGAGGCCGATCTGGCCAGCGGCGACATCGTCGTCACCGCGCAGAAGCGCAGCGAGCGGTTGCAGGACGTGCCGCTCGCCGTCTCGGTGATCAGCGGCGAGGCGCTCAGCTCGACCGGCGCGCCGGGCCTCGATGGCGCGGTCGCGCTCGTCCCCGCGCTCAACTTCCAGAAGTCGGGCACCACGCTCAACCAGTCGCTGTTCCTGCGCGGCGTCGGCACGACGACCTTCTCGATCGCGGGCGAGCCGTCGGTGTCGTCGGTCGTCGACGGCGTCGTCTTCGCCCGCACCGGCGAAGCATTCAGCGACCTCGTCGATATCGAGCGGATGGAAGTGCTGCGCGGCCCGCAAGGAACATTGTTTGGCAAGAACGCCTCGGCCGGCGTGGTGAACATCATCACCAAGCAGCCGACGCGCGATTTCGGCGGCTATGTCGAGGGCAGCTACTTCACCGGTGGTGACGAGGCGCGCGTACGCGGCGCGCTGAACATCCCGATCAGCGATACGCTGCTGACGCGCTTCACCGGCTTCTACAGCCGCTTCGACGGCAACATCCGCAACGACGCGTTCGGTGGGCGTCGCGTCAACGGTTACGAGCATTTCGGCGGCCGCGTGCAGCTGAAGTGGATGCCGAGCGACGCCACCACGATCGCGATCATCGCCGATTATCACAAGAACGACGATGATTGCTGTGCCGAGGTGATCGGCACCGGGCCGCTCAACGGCGCCGGTGTCGGCATCACCAGCCCGATCTCCGCCGTGCTGCCGACCCCGCGCGGCGACGAGACGCGCCGCATCAACCAGAACCTCATCACGCGGACGCAGGAAGAAGGCTATGGAGCCTCGGTCCAGATCGATACCGAACTGGGCACGCAGACCGTCACCAGCATCACCGCCTATCGCGAATTCTCGAACACCGAGATCCGCGACGGTGATTTCCTGGCCGCACCGTACGTCGGCTTCAACCAGCTGCATGACGTCGGCCCGCAGACGGGCGACACGTTCACCCAGGAACTGCGCCTCACCTCGCCGTCGCGCCAGTTCCTCTCCTACGTGGTCGGCCTGTATTACTCGCGCGCTGCATCGGAGCGGACGTTCGGTCGCTCGGTCGTGAATTGCAACGCGGCGACCGCGCCGACGACGCTGATCCCGTGCGGCAGCGCCGGGGCGCCCGCGACGACCAACCCGTTCGGCGTCGCGACCTTCGGGTCGATCTTCCAGAACATCGCCGCGTTCAGCCAGTTCACCGCGAACTTCACCGATCGCTTCCGCTTCATCGGCGGCGTGCGCTACACCACCGATCAGCTGAACGTGTGGCACAGCCGCGCGACGACGCTCGCCGGCCCGGGCGTCAACGCGAACTTCGATCAGGGCGTGTTCGATCGCTACAATGCGCTGCTCGCCGGGGGTGCCACACCGGCTGCTGCGCAGACGGGGGCGGTTGCTGCCTCGAACGGTATCGCGTGGCGCGGCAAGACCACCAACGACAATTGGTCGGGCAAGGCATCGCTGCAGTTCGACGTCAGCGACGATGTCGTGGCCTACGGCGGCTGGACGCGCGGCTACAAGGGGCCGGCGTTCAACGTCTTCTACAACCTCAACTCGAACGGCACGAACGTGATCGCGCCCGAAACGTCGGACAGCTACGAGATCGGCCTGAAGAACACCTTGTTCGACGGCGCACTCACGCTGAACCTCGCCGCTTTCTACGCCAAGTACGACAATTTCCAGGCGAACAACCCGGATCTGGTCGCCGGCGTCGTGGTCACCCGCTTCACCAACGCGGGTGAAGTTTCGACCCGGGGTGTCGAGGCCGATATCGCGCTGCGGCTGATGGACGATCTGTCGATTTCGGGCGGCGTTGCCTACACCGATGCGAAGGTCGATCAGTTCTTCCAGGCGCCGGGCGCACCCGTGACGGCGATCATCCCCGCGGGCACCTCACTGCCGTTCGCGCCGAAGTGGAAGGGTTCGCTCGGCATGGATTATCGTCTGCGCACCGGCGGCGCGTTCGACGTGTTCCTCGGCGCGCAGGGCAATTACCAGTCGAAGCAGCTCGCGCTGTTCTCGCCTGACGCCGTGCAGCGCCGTCTCGGCACGATCGACGGCTATGGCCTGGTCAACCTGTCCGCCGGCGTCGGCGACCAGGACGATCGCTTCCGCCTGACCTTCCAGGTCCGCAACCTGTTCGACCAGAGCTACGCCGCGGCGATCCAGAACGGCGGCCCGGCAAACGCCTATCGCTACCAGATCCCGCGCGACGCCGACCGCTACTACGGCGTCACCGGCCGCGTGAACTTCTGA
- a CDS encoding M28 family peptidase — protein MLWTDQTDRIAPFALLAKDWQARGVAWTDPDGTRPDPGAPLLAIMSFAGAEKLFAGSPVAWQTAREDDTASRPAKTGPLAVAVAMRKRYDLERISSSNVVGRLQGSDPNLADQVVILSAHLDHIGVTGPATGDTINNGAMDNAAGVASLIEAARLFQIQKKRPRRSVLFLAVTGEEKNLIGSEFYVSHPTVPKENIVANVNLDMPILTYRFIDLVAFGAERSGIGPVVAQVAKGKGLALVPDPNPGQANFVRTDHYNFVRQGIPAISLATGPGGPGKAAFEDFFARHYHQPSDDISLPFDWTAGREFVKVNYLIAKTIADAADRPRWVKGDYFGTLYQGPMSP, from the coding sequence ATGTTGTGGACCGATCAGACCGACAGGATCGCCCCGTTTGCGCTTCTAGCCAAGGATTGGCAGGCACGCGGCGTTGCCTGGACCGACCCTGACGGAACGCGGCCGGACCCCGGCGCGCCGCTACTCGCGATCATGAGTTTTGCGGGCGCGGAGAAGCTATTCGCCGGCTCGCCCGTCGCATGGCAGACGGCGCGCGAGGACGATACGGCAAGCAGGCCGGCCAAGACCGGACCGCTGGCGGTGGCGGTAGCGATGCGGAAACGCTACGATCTCGAGCGCATTTCCAGCAGCAACGTCGTTGGCCGTCTGCAGGGCAGTGACCCCAATCTTGCCGATCAGGTTGTGATCCTATCGGCGCATCTCGATCACATCGGCGTCACGGGACCGGCGACCGGCGACACCATCAACAATGGCGCGATGGACAATGCCGCCGGCGTCGCCTCGCTGATCGAAGCCGCAAGGCTTTTCCAAATCCAAAAGAAAAGGCCGCGTCGATCGGTGTTGTTCCTGGCCGTAACCGGCGAGGAAAAGAACCTGATCGGATCGGAATTTTACGTGAGCCATCCGACCGTGCCGAAGGAGAACATCGTCGCGAACGTCAATCTCGACATGCCGATCCTGACCTATCGTTTCATCGATCTTGTCGCCTTCGGTGCCGAACGATCGGGGATCGGCCCAGTCGTGGCGCAGGTCGCCAAGGGGAAGGGGCTGGCGCTCGTACCCGACCCCAATCCAGGCCAGGCGAACTTCGTGCGAACCGACCATTACAACTTCGTGCGCCAGGGCATCCCCGCCATCTCGTTGGCAACTGGTCCGGGCGGCCCTGGCAAGGCCGCTTTCGAGGATTTCTTCGCTCGTCATTATCACCAGCCTTCAGACGACATTTCGCTGCCCTTCGATTGGACGGCGGGTCGCGAGTTCGTGAAGGTCAACTATCTGATCGCCAAGACCATAGCGGATGCCGCAGATCGTCCTCGTTGGGTGAAGGGGGACTACTTCGGTACGCTATACCAAGGGCCGATGTCGCCATGA
- a CDS encoding protease-associated domain-containing protein — translation MIKRAFCILLAVLSLPIAADAQQLPPDQAAMRAHVAYLASDELKGREAGTPEYEKAARYVADQMAKAGLKPAGDAGSWFQKVPLLASRASAEPSMTLNGTPLVFGVDYTLRGSSAQASTDVSAPVVFAGYGVVDAATGRDDYKGLDVRGKIVAIFLSGPKGLNSEIAAHLGSRPDRLRQAAAHGAVASSCCGPIRPTGSPRLRF, via the coding sequence ATGATTAAGCGCGCCTTTTGCATATTGCTTGCCGTGCTGAGTCTTCCAATCGCAGCTGACGCACAGCAACTGCCCCCGGACCAAGCGGCAATGCGCGCACACGTGGCTTATCTTGCATCGGACGAGCTGAAGGGGCGCGAGGCGGGCACGCCGGAGTATGAGAAGGCAGCTCGCTATGTGGCCGATCAGATGGCCAAGGCCGGACTCAAACCCGCGGGTGACGCGGGTTCTTGGTTTCAGAAGGTGCCCCTGCTCGCCTCTAGGGCTTCGGCCGAGCCCAGCATGACTCTGAATGGAACGCCACTTGTCTTCGGTGTCGACTACACGCTGCGGGGCAGCTCTGCGCAGGCGTCGACCGACGTGTCAGCACCTGTGGTATTTGCCGGCTATGGCGTCGTCGATGCCGCTACCGGCCGCGACGATTACAAAGGGCTCGATGTTCGCGGCAAGATCGTTGCGATATTTCTTAGCGGGCCCAAGGGCTTGAACAGTGAGATCGCCGCGCATTTAGGCTCGCGCCCGGATCGGCTGCGGCAGGCGGCAGCGCATGGTGCTGTCGCGTCATCATGTTGTGGACCGATCAGACCGACAGGATCGCCCCGTTTGCGCTTCTAG
- a CDS encoding MFS transporter produces the protein MQAISNTRRGWIVALAFTAIMLNYVDRQIIALLKPMLQLEFGWSDRDYSHMASAFQFCAAVSFLGTGWFIDRIGLRRGFAIGVGAWSLAGMAHAFVSSVTGFIGVRALLGAAESIGTPAQVKTAATYFPPEQRSLMLGIGNMASNFGAVIAPLTIPALALALGWRAAFLIAGGLGLVWVVVWLLVTPRTSSTPGAADGDKGANVPWGVLLRDRRQWAVIAAKALSDQVWWFLLFFMPDMFNRMFGMSQGELGLPIAMIYFLAALGSLSGGILPTWLLSRGVSVNRARKGSMLLYACLILPVPLVLLTGDPWVAAGLLGLGLFAHQGFSTNVFAMTADIFPSRMIGTAIGIGAFAGNLSGMGMIELAGWSLDNGHGYTPLMLICGGSYLVALACIHLLVPRLVVAEPGVAKVAPVGH, from the coding sequence GTGCAGGCGATCAGCAACACACGGCGCGGGTGGATCGTGGCGCTCGCGTTCACCGCGATCATGCTCAACTATGTCGATCGCCAGATCATCGCGCTGCTCAAGCCGATGCTGCAGCTCGAATTCGGCTGGAGCGACCGCGATTACAGCCATATGGCCTCGGCATTCCAGTTCTGCGCCGCGGTGTCGTTCCTGGGCACGGGCTGGTTCATCGACCGCATCGGACTGCGGCGCGGCTTCGCGATCGGGGTGGGCGCGTGGAGCCTTGCGGGGATGGCGCACGCCTTCGTCAGCAGTGTGACCGGGTTCATCGGGGTGCGCGCGCTGCTGGGCGCGGCGGAGTCGATCGGGACGCCGGCGCAGGTGAAGACCGCCGCGACCTACTTCCCGCCCGAACAGCGCTCGCTGATGCTCGGCATCGGCAACATGGCGTCGAACTTCGGCGCCGTCATTGCGCCGCTGACGATCCCCGCGCTGGCGCTGGCGCTGGGCTGGCGCGCGGCGTTCCTGATCGCGGGCGGGCTAGGGCTGGTGTGGGTCGTCGTGTGGCTGCTGGTGACGCCGCGCACGTCGAGCACGCCCGGTGCGGCGGACGGTGACAAGGGTGCGAATGTGCCGTGGGGCGTGCTGCTGCGCGATCGGCGGCAATGGGCGGTGATCGCGGCGAAGGCGCTGAGCGATCAGGTGTGGTGGTTCCTGCTGTTCTTCATGCCCGACATGTTCAACCGCATGTTCGGGATGAGCCAGGGCGAGCTCGGTCTGCCGATCGCGATGATCTATTTCCTCGCCGCGCTCGGATCGCTGAGCGGCGGGATCCTGCCGACGTGGCTGCTGTCACGCGGGGTGAGCGTCAATCGCGCGCGCAAGGGTTCGATGCTGCTCTACGCCTGCCTGATTCTGCCGGTGCCGCTGGTGCTGCTGACGGGCGATCCGTGGGTGGCGGCGGGATTGCTGGGGCTCGGGCTGTTCGCGCACCAGGGCTTCTCGACCAACGTGTTCGCGATGACCGCGGATATCTTCCCGTCGCGGATGATCGGCACCGCGATCGGGATCGGCGCGTTCGCGGGCAACCTCAGCGGCATGGGGATGATCGAGCTGGCCGGCTGGTCGCTCGACAATGGCCACGGCTACACGCCGCTGATGCTGATCTGCGGCGGATCGTATCTGGTGGCGCTGGCGTGCATCCACCTGCTGGTGCCCAGGCTGGTGGTGGCGGAGCCGGGGGTGGCGAAGGTGGCGCCTGTGGGGCATTGA
- a CDS encoding LacI family DNA-binding transcriptional regulator, producing the protein MTAAAEAWPLKHVQGDGAAILLYGPPHMSTAPIDSPRPTIRDVARLAAVSIKTVSRVINDQQYVSADKRDRVRQVMLDIGFQPNQAARALAGHRSHQIALICDNPNPWYVYEIQLGVRERCARDNIRMIAQPYDRASPTLLDDIVALIDQAHPDGLVLAPPACDDVRVIAELDRRGIPFVRLQPGARLDADLGSGPSVAIDNDAAAFDMTTYLLGLGHRRIGFVVGERSYAASGQRLAGHIRALGEAGVDVDLTLIRQGEFDVASGEAAGEALLSLAEPPTAIFASSDDMAAGVLAAAHRRGIAVPAALSVAGFDDGPTARIVWPALTTVRQPVRALANAATDLLLAPDGDLQPRLLAHELVLRASTAAPKVDGSRNG; encoded by the coding sequence ATGACAGCGGCTGCGGAAGCGTGGCCGCTGAAACACGTGCAGGGTGACGGTGCGGCGATCCTCCTCTACGGTCCGCCGCACATGAGCACCGCCCCGATCGACAGCCCGCGCCCGACGATCCGTGACGTCGCGCGGCTAGCCGCAGTTTCGATCAAGACCGTCTCGCGCGTCATCAACGATCAGCAATATGTGAGCGCGGACAAGCGCGATCGCGTCCGCCAGGTGATGCTCGATATCGGGTTCCAGCCGAACCAGGCGGCGCGCGCGCTCGCCGGGCATCGCTCGCACCAGATCGCGCTGATCTGCGACAATCCCAATCCGTGGTACGTCTATGAGATCCAGCTCGGCGTGCGCGAACGCTGTGCGCGCGACAATATCCGGATGATCGCGCAGCCCTATGATCGCGCCTCGCCGACACTGCTCGACGATATCGTCGCGCTGATCGACCAGGCGCATCCCGACGGGCTCGTGCTTGCGCCGCCGGCGTGCGACGACGTGCGGGTGATCGCCGAGCTCGACCGGCGCGGCATCCCCTTCGTGCGGCTGCAGCCCGGCGCGCGGCTCGATGCGGACCTCGGTTCGGGGCCGAGCGTAGCGATCGACAATGATGCCGCGGCGTTTGACATGACGACGTATCTCCTGGGGCTCGGCCACCGCCGCATCGGCTTCGTCGTGGGCGAGCGCAGCTATGCCGCGTCGGGGCAGCGGCTCGCGGGCCATATCCGCGCGCTGGGCGAGGCTGGGGTGGATGTCGATCTGACGCTGATCCGGCAGGGCGAGTTCGACGTCGCCTCGGGCGAGGCGGCGGGCGAGGCGCTGCTGTCGCTGGCCGAGCCGCCGACCGCGATCTTCGCCTCGAGCGACGACATGGCCGCTGGCGTGCTGGCGGCGGCGCATCGGCGCGGGATCGCGGTGCCCGCCGCGCTGTCGGTCGCGGGGTTCGACGACGGCCCGACCGCGCGCATCGTTTGGCCGGCGCTGACCACCGTCCGCCAGCCGGTGCGCGCGCTGGCCAATGCCGCGACCGACCTGCTGCTCGCCCCCGATGGCGACCTGCAGCCCCGGCTGCTTGCGCACGAACTGGTGCTGCGCGCCTCGACCGCGGCGCCGAAGGTTGACGGATCGCGGAACGGGTGA
- a CDS encoding energy transducer TonB yields MNTAVIAMLLLQPMAGAPDEPLAPIGKWTVNYGTGSCVLSHDFGTVTDPISLTFRPSPLGVDIDLTMIAAGSPAARYRKLNGKLILQPSGRSVESTIDIFGAQVDGQSKTITKLVAMNDVASELRTSTAITIELQDKRRISFAPSGLSAAFAALNTCQASLFQAWGYDPHERDQMITPPKRLGEPGWLLPDDYPKDAIANREHGISIVFYKVTVAGLVTECRTVSSSGSKSLDEATCRAVTKRARYTPAVGLDGKPMEIHQTHRAVWRLPN; encoded by the coding sequence ATGAATACGGCAGTGATTGCGATGCTATTGCTTCAGCCAATGGCGGGCGCACCCGACGAACCGTTGGCACCGATAGGGAAGTGGACCGTTAATTACGGAACCGGCTCATGCGTCCTGTCTCACGATTTCGGGACAGTCACCGATCCCATCTCCTTGACGTTCAGGCCGTCGCCTTTGGGCGTCGACATCGATCTGACCATGATAGCTGCAGGTTCGCCAGCCGCGAGATACCGAAAGCTAAATGGCAAGCTGATCCTGCAGCCATCTGGAAGGTCGGTGGAGAGCACCATCGATATTTTTGGCGCTCAGGTTGATGGACAGTCCAAGACAATCACAAAGTTGGTAGCCATGAATGACGTCGCGTCAGAATTGCGAACGTCGACGGCGATCACAATAGAGTTGCAAGATAAACGGCGTATAAGCTTCGCGCCCAGCGGGCTTAGTGCAGCTTTTGCCGCCTTGAATACCTGTCAGGCAAGCTTGTTTCAGGCGTGGGGCTATGATCCGCACGAACGCGACCAAATGATAACTCCGCCGAAGCGGCTTGGCGAACCCGGCTGGTTGTTACCGGACGATTATCCGAAGGATGCCATTGCAAATAGGGAGCATGGCATCTCCATCGTTTTTTATAAAGTAACTGTGGCCGGCCTGGTAACCGAGTGCCGAACTGTAAGCTCAAGCGGTAGTAAGAGCTTGGACGAGGCGACATGTAGAGCAGTCACGAAGCGTGCTCGATATACACCTGCGGTTGGCCTTGACGGTAAACCGATGGAGATCCATCAAACACATCGAGCGGTCTGGCGTCTGCCTAACTGA
- a CDS encoding molybdopterin-dependent oxidoreductase, translating into MDRLDFNEARALTRRRLLSAGVGGGAAMIAARALGADVDLRLPGGPSARPTTSGFPGKSEMILQRIRPPLLETPMEVFQRGVFTPNDRFFVRWHWGDMPTSIDVVSYRIRIGGHVNRPLSISLKQLLNMPRVELAAVNQCSGNSRGLFQPRIQGAQWGHGAMGNAKWMGVSLRHLLDLAGVRGGAVAVRLGGLDKPLIAGAPDFEKALALDHARDGEVMLAFAMNGEQLPLLNGFPVRLVVPGWYSTYWMKTVDTIEVLPAPDENYWMAKAYKIPTAPRANVAPGSKDFPTEPINRMNPRSWISSIADGASYGYDPLLPVEGIAMGGDTGVARVDISSNRGRTWEAATLGRDEGRYGFRRFTARVRVPRPGRVMVMARCTNEKGETQPMEPNWNPGGFMRNCVEPVTVALT; encoded by the coding sequence ATGGATCGGCTTGATTTCAACGAGGCCCGCGCGCTGACGCGGCGGCGCCTGCTGTCGGCGGGGGTCGGCGGCGGGGCGGCGATGATCGCAGCGCGCGCGCTGGGGGCGGACGTCGATCTGCGGCTGCCGGGCGGGCCGTCCGCGCGGCCGACGACCAGCGGCTTCCCCGGCAAAAGCGAGATGATCCTGCAGCGCATCCGCCCGCCGCTGCTCGAAACGCCGATGGAGGTGTTCCAGCGCGGCGTGTTCACCCCCAACGATCGCTTCTTCGTGCGCTGGCATTGGGGCGACATGCCGACGTCGATCGATGTCGTCAGCTATCGCATCCGCATCGGCGGGCATGTGAACCGGCCGCTGTCGATCTCGCTCAAGCAATTGCTCAACATGCCGCGCGTCGAGCTGGCGGCGGTCAACCAATGTTCGGGCAATTCGCGTGGGCTGTTCCAGCCGCGCATCCAGGGCGCGCAATGGGGGCATGGCGCGATGGGCAATGCCAAGTGGATGGGCGTGTCGCTGCGCCACCTGCTCGATCTGGCCGGGGTGCGCGGGGGCGCGGTGGCGGTGCGCTTGGGCGGGCTCGACAAGCCGCTGATCGCCGGGGCGCCCGATTTCGAGAAGGCGCTCGCGCTGGATCATGCGCGCGATGGCGAGGTGATGCTGGCGTTCGCGATGAACGGCGAGCAATTGCCGCTGCTCAATGGCTTCCCCGTGCGACTGGTCGTGCCGGGCTGGTATTCGACCTATTGGATGAAGACGGTCGACACGATCGAGGTGCTGCCCGCGCCCGACGAGAATTACTGGATGGCCAAGGCGTACAAGATCCCCACCGCGCCGCGCGCCAATGTGGCGCCGGGATCGAAGGATTTCCCGACCGAGCCGATCAACCGGATGAACCCGCGATCGTGGATCAGCAGCATCGCCGATGGCGCGAGCTATGGCTATGATCCGCTGCTGCCGGTGGAGGGGATCGCGATGGGCGGCGACACTGGCGTCGCGCGCGTCGATATCTCGTCGAATCGCGGCCGTACCTGGGAGGCGGCGACGCTGGGGCGCGACGAGGGCCGCTACGGCTTCCGCCGCTTCACCGCGCGCGTCCGCGTGCCGCGCCCCGGCCGCGTGATGGTGATGGCGCGCTGCACCAACGAGAAAGGCGAGACGCAGCCGATGGAGCCCAACTGGAACCCCGGCGGCTTCATGCGCAATTGCGTCGAGCCCGTCACCGTGGCGCTCACCTGA
- a CDS encoding DeoR/GlpR family DNA-binding transcription regulator, which yields MIAPAPPAVAARHRAILDLARHTGSVMVDDLAERLGVTPQTIRKDLTLLERRAMLSRVHGGAVVTSGVDNVLYAERRLIAAETKDAIGAAAASLVPNGASLFINIGSTTEAIARHLTGHRDLMVITNNLNVVDILADCASIEVIAAGGRVRASDRAVVGALAMDFIRNFHVDYALIGASALAPDGTFLDFDMDEVRVSQTIIAQARKVILSLDSSKIGRPAPVRIGGLTDIDYLVTDGLDDALEAACDKANVAIVEVMGG from the coding sequence GTGATCGCGCCCGCCCCACCGGCGGTGGCGGCGCGCCACCGGGCGATCCTCGACCTCGCCCGTCACACCGGCAGCGTGATGGTCGATGACCTGGCCGAACGCCTCGGCGTGACGCCGCAGACGATCCGCAAGGATCTGACCCTGCTCGAACGCCGCGCGATGCTGTCGCGCGTCCACGGCGGCGCGGTGGTCACCTCGGGCGTCGACAATGTGCTTTATGCCGAACGCCGGCTGATCGCGGCGGAGACGAAGGACGCGATCGGCGCTGCCGCCGCGTCGCTCGTTCCCAATGGCGCGAGCCTGTTCATCAACATCGGATCGACCACCGAGGCGATCGCGCGGCACCTAACCGGCCATCGCGACCTGATGGTCATCACCAACAACCTCAACGTCGTCGACATCCTCGCCGATTGCGCGTCGATCGAAGTGATCGCCGCCGGCGGCCGGGTGCGCGCGAGCGATCGCGCGGTGGTCGGCGCGCTAGCGATGGACTTCATCCGCAATTTCCACGTCGATTATGCGCTGATCGGCGCATCGGCGCTGGCGCCCGACGGCACGTTCCTCGATTTCGATATGGACGAAGTGCGCGTCTCGCAGACGATCATCGCGCAGGCGCGCAAGGTGATCCTGTCGCTCGATTCGTCCAAGATCGGCCGCCCGGCGCCGGTGCGGATCGGCGGGCTGACGGACATCGATTATCTCGTCACCGACGGGCTGGACGATGCGCTCGAGGCGGCGTGCGACAAGGCGAACGTGGCGATTGTCGAAGTGATGGGCGGTTAG